A region of Haloplanus sp. XH21 DNA encodes the following proteins:
- the cyoE gene encoding heme o synthase produces the protein MGVYLLVLVGTTIAVTDATRTCAAWPACGSGSSLPTTAAGALVVGHRVAAVGVGLLVLAAGIAAWRTDCSRRVRAALGVSLLCYPVQAALGALVATTGATEALSALHLLVGMVIFGGLVAALAWTLELATGDTDEGPVADLSPPEASVGRTERPTLPEAPLARARTVAAAYFRLTKPRLMWLLCLVASAGMALAAGPALAPRTVVLTLLGGVLSIGASGTFNHVFERDIDRRMSRTSDRPLATDIVSVRNALAFGALLTLGSLAAFAAVNPLVAVLGLVAIVFYSVIYTLVLKPNTVQNTVIGGAAGALPALIGWAAVTGTIGLGGLLLATVIFLWTPAHFYNLALAYKDDYARGGFPMMPVVRGETETRKHILWWLGATFVGAGALAAWESLGWLYVFVSVALGAVFLWAVVRLHFDRTESAAFRAFHASNAYLGALLLAVVVDTLAV, from the coding sequence CCGACGCCACCCGGACGTGTGCCGCGTGGCCCGCCTGTGGCTCCGGATCGTCCCTCCCGACGACGGCCGCCGGCGCACTGGTCGTCGGCCACCGCGTCGCCGCCGTCGGCGTTGGCCTCCTCGTCCTCGCAGCCGGTATCGCCGCCTGGCGAACCGACTGCTCCCGTCGCGTCCGCGCCGCCCTCGGCGTCTCCCTCCTCTGCTATCCCGTCCAGGCCGCCCTCGGTGCGCTCGTCGCGACGACCGGGGCGACCGAAGCCCTGTCCGCTCTCCATCTCCTCGTCGGGATGGTCATCTTCGGCGGCCTCGTCGCCGCGCTCGCGTGGACGCTTGAACTCGCGACGGGCGACACCGACGAGGGGCCTGTCGCCGACCTCTCGCCGCCCGAGGCGTCCGTGGGAAGGACGGAGCGGCCCACGCTCCCCGAGGCGCCGCTCGCCCGCGCCCGCACCGTCGCCGCGGCGTATTTCCGACTCACGAAGCCACGCCTGATGTGGCTGCTCTGTCTCGTCGCCTCCGCTGGTATGGCGCTGGCCGCCGGCCCGGCGCTCGCACCCCGGACAGTCGTGTTGACGCTGCTCGGTGGCGTGCTCTCCATCGGCGCGAGCGGCACCTTCAATCACGTCTTCGAGCGTGACATCGACCGTCGGATGTCCCGCACCAGCGACCGCCCGCTCGCGACCGACATTGTGTCGGTGCGCAACGCGCTGGCGTTCGGCGCCCTGTTGACTCTGGGGTCGCTCGCCGCTTTCGCCGCCGTCAACCCGCTGGTGGCCGTCCTCGGCCTCGTCGCTATCGTCTTCTACAGCGTCATCTACACGCTCGTTCTGAAGCCGAACACGGTGCAGAACACCGTCATCGGCGGGGCCGCGGGCGCGCTCCCGGCACTGATCGGCTGGGCCGCGGTCACGGGCACCATCGGTCTCGGTGGCCTCCTGCTCGCAACCGTCATCTTCCTCTGGACGCCCGCGCACTTCTACAACCTCGCGCTGGCGTACAAGGACGACTACGCCCGCGGCGGCTTCCCGATGATGCCCGTCGTCCGCGGCGAGACGGAGACCCGGAAACACATCCTCTGGTGGCTGGGCGCGACGTTCGTCGGCGCCGGCGCTCTGGCGGCCTGGGAGTCGCTCGGGTGGCTCTACGTGTTCGTCAGCGTCGCCCTCGGCGCCGTCTTCCTGTGGGCGGTCGTCCGCCTCCATTTCGACCGCACCGAATCCGCGGCCTTCCGCGCGTTCCACGCCTCGAACGCCTATCTCGGCGCGCTGTTGTTGGCGGTCGTCGTCGACACGCTCGCGGTCTGA